In the Flavisolibacter tropicus genome, one interval contains:
- a CDS encoding SusC/RagA family TonB-linked outer membrane protein, which yields MKLKIALLLCTILLLQGALIPVWAQSLTVKGKVISKNNNEPLPGATVTIKGSNTATITDENGDFTINIPQRGSMLVISYAGMESQEVSAGDGAVAVSLAGITGSLNEVVVVGYGQQRKANVTGSISSIKADQLQTVSNTRLDQALQGRTAGVVVRPTSGQPGAPVNIRIRGTSSNRNSNPLFIVDGIKTGGMESIDPADIASMDILKDAASAAIYGSEGANGVIIITTKTGRRNSSSISYSGQYGVQSVKDGFIDMMNAQQYQQYLEEAKVAGRPTAADVAGIGAGTNWLDESLQTAPQQHHSLTFSGGTDRTTYLVTGNVFTQDGVIGGDKSRFNRYSVRFNGDYKVKSWLNIGNRLAYSNHRRRAISDNNEFGSIISSAVVMDPTTPVRYLPGTTLPTHVQNALAANKPLLRDENGNLYGVSNFLKGEYVNPVARIQETNGENVQNKLIGNVFADIEPFRGFKFTSRIGIDAAFQLQHGWTPTYWFSDESQNTVASGYDVSDNWYTWLWENFATYQRKVGDHNFTILGGTSAQKTHEQHMGGSYSGLFKEEDRFSYADYVPDANDRIGSTAFDVTLASFFGRLTYDYKGRYLFNASVRSDGSSKVAPGYQWKTFPAFSAGWVLSNESFFPTSISRVVSNAKLRASWGQNGSISSVGIGEWMNRIGGGLQYPDASGNLIVGAAPTSLPNPELTWETGEQVDIGADLSFFSNRLNFTVDYYKRTTKDLLTTGTAPSFVGANITTVNAGDVVNKGWEFELSYANMPLRKGDFSYEIGGNLSTLHNEVTYLDPNSPIIFGAGVGTGWSATAMQVGYPIWYFNGYKTSGIFQTQDEINAYLAKTGITGYTPKPGEPIVVDVNGDKQISGADQTMIGSPHPTLSYGGRINLGFKGFDFLMFVQGQSGNDILMGFNRTDRATANKPLFFYNDRWTGPNSTNSWFAPNASNPYIYNGDLMIFNGAYTRIRQLQLGYTLPGSLLNRAKINNARVYVSLDDYFTFTKYPGVDPEGGSNDGNSIGIDRGGYPVPRKLMFGLTFSF from the coding sequence GGTGCCCTCATCCCCGTTTGGGCACAATCGCTCACCGTTAAGGGGAAGGTTATTTCTAAAAACAACAATGAACCCCTGCCTGGTGCTACGGTTACAATTAAAGGTAGCAACACAGCTACGATCACTGATGAAAATGGAGACTTTACCATTAATATACCACAACGAGGCTCAATGCTTGTTATTAGCTATGCGGGCATGGAAAGCCAGGAGGTAAGTGCGGGGGACGGAGCCGTTGCCGTTAGCCTTGCCGGTATTACGGGTTCTTTAAACGAAGTTGTAGTAGTTGGTTATGGCCAGCAGCGGAAAGCAAACGTAACGGGTTCTATTTCTTCTATAAAGGCAGACCAGTTACAAACGGTATCCAATACCCGTTTGGACCAGGCCCTGCAAGGTAGAACCGCCGGTGTGGTGGTTCGTCCTACTTCCGGACAGCCAGGTGCTCCTGTTAATATTCGGATCCGGGGTACAAGCTCTAACAGAAACTCCAACCCCTTATTTATTGTGGATGGTATCAAAACAGGCGGTATGGAATCTATCGACCCGGCAGATATTGCCTCTATGGACATTTTGAAAGATGCTGCCTCTGCCGCCATCTATGGTTCTGAAGGCGCTAATGGGGTTATCATTATTACTACTAAAACCGGCCGCAGAAATTCTTCCTCTATATCTTATAGTGGACAGTATGGTGTTCAGTCGGTAAAGGATGGATTTATTGACATGATGAATGCCCAACAATACCAGCAATACCTGGAAGAAGCCAAAGTGGCTGGACGGCCAACAGCGGCCGATGTTGCGGGTATTGGCGCCGGTACCAACTGGTTGGATGAATCGCTGCAAACCGCCCCACAACAACACCACTCCTTAACTTTTAGTGGCGGTACTGATCGCACCACCTACCTGGTTACCGGTAACGTCTTTACGCAGGATGGCGTAATTGGTGGCGATAAATCTCGCTTCAACCGTTATTCAGTACGTTTCAATGGCGATTACAAGGTGAAATCATGGTTGAACATTGGTAATCGTTTAGCCTATAGCAATCACCGCAGAAGAGCAATTTCCGATAACAACGAGTTCGGATCAATCATTAGTAGCGCCGTAGTTATGGATCCAACTACGCCTGTGCGTTACCTGCCCGGAACAACATTGCCAACCCACGTACAAAATGCATTGGCGGCTAATAAACCACTGCTTCGCGATGAAAATGGAAACCTGTATGGTGTTTCCAACTTCCTGAAGGGTGAATATGTAAACCCTGTAGCACGGATACAGGAAACTAACGGTGAAAACGTACAGAATAAATTGATCGGAAACGTATTTGCCGATATTGAGCCTTTCCGCGGATTCAAGTTTACATCTCGCATTGGTATTGATGCGGCTTTCCAATTACAGCATGGTTGGACACCAACTTACTGGTTCTCTGATGAAAGCCAGAACACGGTAGCTAGCGGTTATGATGTAAGCGACAACTGGTATACCTGGTTGTGGGAAAACTTTGCCACCTATCAAAGAAAGGTTGGTGATCATAATTTCACCATACTAGGAGGTACCTCAGCTCAAAAAACGCATGAGCAGCATATGGGCGGTAGCTATTCTGGTCTATTTAAAGAAGAAGATCGCTTCTCCTACGCTGATTATGTGCCTGATGCTAACGATCGAATTGGTAGCACTGCTTTTGATGTTACGTTGGCGTCTTTCTTTGGTCGATTGACCTATGATTATAAAGGACGGTACTTATTCAATGCTTCTGTAAGAAGTGATGGTTCATCAAAAGTAGCTCCTGGTTATCAGTGGAAAACCTTTCCAGCCTTTTCTGCAGGCTGGGTATTGAGCAACGAAAGTTTCTTCCCGACTTCTATCAGCCGTGTGGTGAGCAATGCTAAACTGCGAGCTAGCTGGGGGCAAAATGGTAGTATCTCCTCTGTAGGTATCGGCGAATGGATGAACCGGATCGGTGGTGGATTACAATATCCTGACGCAAGTGGAAACCTGATTGTGGGCGCTGCACCAACTAGCTTACCAAATCCAGAGTTGACATGGGAAACAGGCGAACAGGTTGACATTGGTGCAGATCTTAGTTTCTTCAGCAATCGATTGAACTTTACTGTAGATTATTATAAAAGAACTACAAAAGATCTTCTTACCACAGGTACCGCACCCTCATTTGTAGGTGCTAATATTACTACTGTCAATGCAGGTGATGTAGTCAACAAAGGCTGGGAGTTTGAACTGTCTTATGCAAATATGCCTCTTAGAAAAGGCGATTTCTCTTACGAGATTGGTGGTAACCTAAGTACGCTACATAATGAAGTAACCTATCTGGATCCCAATTCGCCCATCATCTTTGGTGCCGGCGTTGGTACAGGATGGTCAGCCACTGCTATGCAGGTAGGATATCCTATCTGGTATTTCAATGGCTATAAGACTTCTGGCATTTTCCAAACACAGGACGAGATCAATGCTTACTTAGCTAAAACAGGTATTACCGGTTATACTCCAAAACCAGGTGAGCCAATTGTTGTGGACGTAAATGGCGACAAGCAGATATCTGGTGCTGACCAAACTATGATTGGTAGCCCTCACCCAACATTGTCCTATGGTGGTCGAATAAATCTTGGCTTTAAAGGATTCGATTTCTTGATGTTTGTTCAGGGGCAGTCAGGTAATGATATCCTTATGGGCTTCAATCGTACGGACCGTGCTACAGCCAACAAACCACTGTTCTTCTATAACGATCGTTGGACAGGCCCTAATAGCACCAATTCCTGGTTTGCCCCTAACGCATCAAACCCATATATCTATAATGGTGATTTGATGATATTCAATGGTGCCTATACGCGGATCCGCCAATTGCAATTAGGTTATACACTGCCAGGCAGTTTATTGAACAGAGCTAAAATCAATAATGCCCGTGTGTACGTTTCATTGGATGACTACTTCACGTTCACAAAATATCCTGGTGTAGACCCTGAAGGTGGTAGCAATGATGGTAACAGCATTGGTATTGATCGTGGTGGTTACCCAGTGCCAAGAAAGCTCATGTTTGGCCTAACCTTTAGTTTCTAA